The Enoplosus armatus isolate fEnoArm2 unplaced genomic scaffold, fEnoArm2.hap1 Scaffold_50, whole genome shotgun sequence genome includes a region encoding these proteins:
- the LOC139307250 gene encoding TNF receptor-associated factor 3-like: protein MSAGRSADGREVQIPLQQVAPSLAMPLSVAPPITPPSHRPVNPWPPSDTTTSQGVPAGFLPLHGGFRDHFVETPEAKYCCEACRLVLCQPRQTECGHRFCQSCINDILSHPNPVCPADMEPLFKDKIFRDVCCHREIMALKVYCRSEANGCQEQMSLHQIPDHLNVCPFFEVPCPLGKCKERMMRKEIPDHLSWKCRQRETCCEFCMTKMPLTDLQKHKDTVCPAFPVSCPNHCSFSSLPRSELSSHQHDCPKAQVSCQFHRYGCTFKGLNQDMRQHESTFAAEHLRMMANRNSTLENKLEDVKGELLERYKVLPALSSRLSELENQNDELREKNRQMEQKLATMQKLMSSHSEKLLEVELELRSLRMLREEVENLRGTLENVRTRLTALEQGGRSGTGSTTHTLASLETQLNRHDDMLSVHEIRLADMDLRFQVLETASYNGTLIWKIRDYKRRKQEAVAAKTLSLYSQPFYTGYFGYKMCARVYLNGDGMGKGTHLSLFFVVMRGEYDALLPWPFKQKVTLMLMDQGPSRKHLGDAFKPDPNSSSFRRPAAEMNIASGCPLFVSQSVLETGSYIKDDTIFIKVTVDTSDLPDP, encoded by the exons ATGTCAGCGGGGAGGAGTGCTGACGGGAGGGAGGTGCAGATTCCCCTCCAGCAGGTGGCGCCCTCCCTGGCCATGCCCCTCTCAGTGGCCCCACCCATCACGCCGCCCTCTCACCGACCAGTCAATCCCTGGCCTCCCAGCGACACCACCACTTCACAAG gtgTCCCTGCAGGTTTCCTGCCTCTTCACGGAGGATTTAGAGATCACTTTGTAGAAACTCCTGAAGCCAAATACTGCTGCGAGGCCTGCAGGCTGGTCCTGTGTCAGCCCCGCCAGACCGAATGTGGACACCGCTTCTGTCAGAGCTGCATCAACGACATCCTCAG TCATCCAAACCCAGTATGTCCAGCTGACATGGAGCCTCTGTTCAAAGACAAG atctTCAGAGACGTTTGCTGCCATCGGGAGATCATGGCACTTAAAGTTTACTGCCGCAGTGAAGCGAACGGCTGTCAGGAGCAGATGAGTCTGCATCAGATACCT gacCACCTCAATGTGTGTCCGTTCTTCGAGGTTCCCTGTCCATTGGGTAAATGTAAAGAGCGAATGATGAGGAAAGAGATTCCAGACCACCTCAGCTGGAaatgtagacagagagagacctgCTGCGAGTTCTGCATGACCAAGATGCCTCTGACCGACCTGCAG aaacacaaagacacggTATGTCCAGCGTTCCCAGTATCATGTCCGAACcactgctccttctcctccctgccCCGGAGTGAG ctgtcCAGTCACCAACATGACTGTCCCAAAGCTCAAGTGAGCTGTCAGTTCCACCGCTACGGTTGCACCTTCAAG GGTTTGAATCAGGACATGAGGCAACATGAGTCCACCTTTGCAGCTGAACACCTGAGAATGATGGCCAACAGAAACTCCACATTAGAGAACaag tTGGAGGATGTTAAAGGTGAATTGTTGGAGAGGTATAAGGTGCTTCCTGCTCTCAGCAGTCGTCTGTCTGAACTGGAGAACCAGAACGacgagctgagagagaagaacCGACAGATGGAGCAGAAACTGGCCACCATGCAG AAACTAATGAGTTCTCACTCAGAGAAGCTCCTGGAGGTGGAGCTAGAGCTTCGCTCTCTTCGTATGCTCAGAGAAGAGGTGGAAAACCTGAGAGGAACGCTGGAGAACGTCCGAACGAGACTGACTGCTCTGGAACAAGGGGGACGCAGTGGGACTGgatccacaacacacactctgg CATCCCTGGAGACTCAGCTGAATCGCCATGATGACATGCTGAGTGTCCACGAGATCCGGTTGGCCGACATGGACCTGCGTTTCCAGGTGCTGGAGACGGCAAGCTACAATGGGACTCTGATCTGGAAGATCCGCGACTACAAGAGACGGAAACAGGAAGCGGTGGCGGCGAAGACACTGTCGCTGTACTCACAGCCATTTTATACTGGTTACTTTGGGTACAAAATGTGTGCCCGCGTCTACCTGAACGGAGACGGCATGGGCAAGGGGACACACCTCTCACTGTTCTTCGTGGTGATGAGGGGCGAGTACGACGCCCTGCTGCCCTGGCCGTTCAAACAGAAG gtGACTCTGATGCTGATGGACCAGGGTCCGTCGAGGAAACACTTGGGTGATGCCTTTAAGCCTGatccaaacagcagcagcttcagacgtcctgcagcagagatgaataTCGCCTCCGGCtgtcctctctttgtgtctcagaGCGTCCTGGAGACTGGCAGCTACATCAAAGACGACACCATCTTCATCAAG GTTACCGTGGATACCTCTGACCTTCCTGACCCGTGA